The following proteins are encoded in a genomic region of Nonomuraea muscovyensis:
- a CDS encoding DUF1330 domain-containing protein has product MAKGYWVSVYPAISDPERLTAYDKLAGLAVQAGGGRNLALLPSRGGRVVAHEAGITQRVVLIEFDSFEQAVAAYESEAYQKALVALPDGFERDFRIIEGID; this is encoded by the coding sequence ATGGCTAAGGGCTACTGGGTCAGTGTCTACCCCGCCATTTCCGACCCTGAGAGGCTGACTGCCTACGACAAGCTGGCCGGTCTAGCTGTCCAGGCTGGGGGCGGGCGCAACCTGGCCCTCCTCCCGTCCCGTGGCGGTCGAGTCGTCGCCCACGAGGCCGGAATCACGCAACGCGTCGTTCTGATCGAGTTCGACAGCTTTGAACAGGCCGTCGCGGCATACGAGAGCGAGGCATACCAGAAGGCGCTGGTGGCCCTCCCCGACGGCTTCGAGCGCGACTTCCGCATCATCGAAGGCATCGACTGA
- a CDS encoding alpha/beta fold hydrolase produces MTMIESRGIAYDEAGRATGACADAVVLVHAGVADRRMWEHQFRTLAREHRVIRYDWRGHGESRDPGPEVCHHEDLLAVLDALHVRRAVLVGCSMGGGYGVEAALAAPGRVAGLALIGLPVRLVQPGTPV; encoded by the coding sequence ATGACGATGATCGAGTCTCGCGGGATCGCCTACGACGAAGCCGGTCGCGCGACGGGAGCCTGCGCCGACGCGGTGGTGCTGGTGCACGCCGGTGTGGCCGACCGGCGCATGTGGGAGCACCAGTTCCGGACCCTGGCGCGTGAGCACCGGGTGATCCGCTACGACTGGCGCGGCCACGGCGAGTCGCGCGACCCCGGCCCCGAGGTGTGCCACCACGAGGATCTGCTGGCCGTGCTGGACGCGCTCCACGTCCGCCGCGCGGTGCTGGTGGGCTGCTCGATGGGCGGCGGCTACGGCGTCGAGGCGGCGCTGGCCGCCCCGGGCCGGGTGGCGGGCCTGGCGCTGATCGGGTTGCCGGTAAGACTCGTGCAACCAGGTACACCCGTTTGA
- a CDS encoding ABC transporter permease — MGKYLLRRLAINVVLVAIAASLAYMLAATTMNPRAAYEGRQPPVAEHVIDATLDAYNLNDKTPVFQRYATWASGVVTGDFGKTWNGGSVNDEMARRIWVSLRLLFIGTILGFVIGVGLGALSAIKQYRFTDRFIGVSSFVIMAIPVFLLATLLAIATYNVNRSLGFTLIEYTGEYNPRLSGWDQFLNRINHLILPTISLTLGSVAFYSRIQRNMMLDVLGQDFVRTAMAKGLRRRTALIKHALRTALIPSATYFAFAFGTMFTGAIFTEKIFAWHGMGAWLVDAIHQNDVNSVAAVTFFTAICVLTAAFLSDMLVAALDPRVRVS, encoded by the coding sequence ATGGGCAAGTACCTGCTACGCAGGTTGGCGATCAACGTGGTGCTGGTCGCCATCGCAGCAAGCCTGGCTTACATGCTCGCCGCCACCACCATGAACCCCCGGGCCGCCTACGAGGGCCGCCAGCCCCCGGTCGCCGAGCACGTCATCGACGCCACGCTCGACGCCTACAACCTCAACGACAAGACGCCCGTCTTCCAGCGGTATGCCACCTGGGCCTCGGGCGTCGTCACCGGGGACTTCGGCAAGACCTGGAACGGCGGCTCGGTCAACGACGAGATGGCCCGGCGCATCTGGGTCAGCCTGCGACTGCTGTTCATCGGCACGATCCTGGGCTTCGTCATCGGGGTGGGGCTGGGCGCGCTGTCGGCGATCAAGCAATACAGGTTCACCGACCGCTTCATCGGGGTCAGCTCGTTCGTCATCATGGCGATCCCGGTGTTCCTGCTGGCCACCCTGCTCGCGATCGCGACGTACAACGTCAACCGCAGCCTGGGTTTCACGCTGATCGAGTACACCGGCGAGTACAACCCGCGCCTCAGCGGCTGGGACCAGTTCCTCAACCGGATCAACCACCTGATCCTGCCGACCATCTCGCTCACGCTCGGCTCGGTCGCGTTCTACAGCCGCATCCAGCGCAACATGATGCTCGACGTGCTCGGCCAGGACTTCGTCCGCACCGCGATGGCCAAGGGCCTGCGGCGCCGGACCGCCCTGATCAAGCACGCGCTGCGCACGGCCCTGATCCCCTCGGCCACCTACTTCGCCTTCGCCTTCGGCACGATGTTCACCGGAGCCATCTTCACCGAGAAGATCTTCGCCTGGCACGGCATGGGCGCCTGGCTGGTCGACGCGATCCACCAGAACGACGTCAACTCCGTCGCCGCGGTGACCTTCTTCACCGCCATCTGCGTCCTGACCGCCGCCTTCCTGTCCGACATGCTGGTGGCGGCCCTCGATCCTCGTGTGCGGGTGAGCTAG
- a CDS encoding ABC transporter permease has product MRSKVVIGRLFRNRQARYGSIALILLVALAYIGPFLGPYEWTDKDFLAFLSPPSGDHWWGTTTIGQDMYAVTLRGMQKSIVIGLLVAVIATGLAAVVGAFAGYFGGWVDKALMWGVDLLLVLPSFLIIAIVSPRLRGASWLWFVVLLAAFTWMITSRVVRSMTLSLREREYVLAAVYMGIPRWKIIFRHIVPNLSSLLIIDATLNVSAAVIGEAALSFFGFGIQPPDVSLGTLIAEGSRNATGYPWLFAFPAGLLVLLVLSINLIGDGLRDALDPGSNS; this is encoded by the coding sequence ATGCGCTCCAAAGTCGTCATCGGGCGCCTGTTCCGCAACAGGCAGGCCCGCTATGGCTCCATCGCCCTGATCCTGCTGGTGGCGCTGGCCTACATCGGCCCCTTCCTCGGCCCCTACGAGTGGACCGACAAGGACTTCCTGGCCTTCCTGTCGCCGCCGTCGGGCGACCACTGGTGGGGCACCACCACCATCGGCCAGGACATGTACGCGGTCACGCTGCGCGGCATGCAGAAGTCCATCGTCATCGGCCTGCTCGTGGCGGTCATCGCCACCGGCCTGGCCGCCGTGGTGGGCGCGTTCGCCGGATATTTCGGCGGCTGGGTCGACAAGGCCCTCATGTGGGGCGTGGACCTGCTGCTCGTGCTGCCCAGCTTCCTCATCATCGCGATCGTCTCGCCGCGGCTGCGCGGCGCCTCGTGGCTGTGGTTCGTGGTGCTGCTGGCCGCGTTCACCTGGATGATCACCTCGCGGGTGGTGCGCAGCATGACGCTGTCGCTGCGCGAGCGGGAGTACGTGCTGGCCGCCGTCTACATGGGCATCCCCCGCTGGAAGATCATCTTCCGGCACATCGTGCCCAACCTGTCGTCCCTGCTGATCATCGACGCGACGCTGAACGTCAGCGCCGCCGTCATCGGCGAGGCCGCGCTGTCGTTCTTCGGCTTCGGCATCCAGCCGCCCGACGTGTCCCTCGGCACGCTCATCGCCGAGGGCTCGCGCAACGCCACCGGCTACCCGTGGCTGTTCGCCTTCCCCGCCGGGCTGCTCGTGCTGCTCGTGCTCAGCATCAACCTCATCGGCGACGGCCTGCGCGACGCCCTCGACCCGGGGAGCAACTCATGA
- a CDS encoding ABC transporter ATP-binding protein has translation MSILEVRDLTVTFPGDIQAVRGVSYDVSRGEVLGIVGESGSGKSVTSLAIMGLLPRDAQVSGSVRLHGRELIGVEEDELTKVRGKSISMIFQDPLSAFTPVYTIGDQVAEAVRVHQKVAKDKAARRAVELLDLVGIPHPDVRAKAFPHEFSGGMRQRAMIAMAIANDPDLLICDEPTTALDVTIQAQVLEVLKTAQRETGAGIVMITHDLGVIAGMADRVLVMYAGRPVEQGPVDELYYRPRMPYTMGLLASIPRIDGEEGPLVPIEGNPPSPAALPPGCPFAPRCPMHIDSCDEEEPPLTPIGGGRHVACIRSREIEHKGLTGADVFPVPVIPPSDIVRVPREQRPTVLELDGLVRHYPLMKGAVFKRRVGTVHAVDGISFDIAEGETLALVGESGCGKTTTLQQIMRLEPPQSGRVVVLGKDSSRLDRAARKSLRGDLQIVFQDPMAALDPRMPVGDIIAEPLRAHGHKDVAARVTELLTLVGLAPEHAERYPQRFSGGQRQRIGIARALALDPKLLVLDEPVSALDVSIQAGVINLLEKLKNTLGLSYLFVAHDLAVVRHLADRVAVMYLGKIAEIGAVANVYDRPAHPYTQALLSAIPLPDPEMERTRRRILLEGDLPSPADPPSGCRFRTRCPKFARLGEAERRRCVDEEPSVVRLASAADHGAACHYAEEIEVITASGDQEEK, from the coding sequence ATGAGCATCCTGGAGGTCCGCGACCTCACCGTCACCTTCCCCGGCGACATCCAGGCCGTGCGGGGCGTCAGCTACGACGTCTCCCGCGGCGAGGTGCTCGGCATCGTCGGCGAGTCCGGCTCCGGCAAGTCGGTCACCTCGCTGGCCATCATGGGGCTGCTCCCACGCGACGCCCAGGTGAGCGGCTCGGTCAGGCTGCACGGCCGCGAGCTCATCGGCGTCGAGGAGGACGAGCTCACCAAGGTCCGCGGCAAGTCGATCAGCATGATCTTCCAGGACCCGCTGTCGGCGTTCACCCCCGTCTACACCATCGGCGACCAGGTCGCCGAGGCCGTCCGCGTCCACCAGAAGGTGGCCAAGGACAAGGCCGCCCGGCGGGCCGTCGAGCTGCTCGACCTGGTCGGCATCCCGCACCCGGACGTGCGGGCCAAGGCCTTCCCGCACGAGTTCTCCGGCGGCATGCGCCAGCGCGCCATGATCGCGATGGCCATCGCCAACGACCCCGACCTGCTCATCTGCGACGAGCCGACCACCGCCCTGGACGTCACCATCCAGGCGCAGGTGCTGGAGGTGCTCAAGACGGCGCAGCGCGAGACCGGCGCCGGCATCGTGATGATCACCCACGACCTCGGAGTGATCGCCGGGATGGCCGACCGGGTGCTCGTCATGTACGCGGGCCGGCCGGTCGAGCAGGGCCCGGTGGACGAGCTGTACTACCGGCCGCGCATGCCGTACACGATGGGGTTGCTGGCCTCGATCCCGCGGATCGACGGCGAGGAGGGGCCGCTGGTGCCCATCGAGGGCAACCCGCCCTCCCCGGCGGCGCTGCCGCCCGGCTGCCCGTTCGCGCCGCGCTGCCCGATGCACATCGACTCCTGCGACGAGGAGGAGCCACCGCTGACCCCGATCGGCGGCGGCCGCCACGTGGCCTGCATCCGCTCGCGCGAGATCGAGCACAAGGGCCTGACCGGCGCCGACGTCTTCCCCGTGCCGGTCATCCCGCCCAGCGACATCGTGCGGGTGCCGCGCGAGCAGCGCCCCACCGTGCTGGAGCTGGACGGCCTGGTGCGGCACTACCCGCTGATGAAGGGCGCGGTGTTCAAGCGGCGCGTCGGCACCGTGCACGCGGTCGACGGCATCAGCTTCGACATCGCCGAGGGCGAGACCCTCGCCCTGGTCGGCGAGTCCGGCTGCGGCAAGACGACCACGCTGCAGCAGATCATGCGGCTGGAACCGCCGCAGAGCGGCCGCGTCGTCGTGCTCGGCAAGGACAGCTCCCGCCTGGACCGGGCGGCGAGGAAGTCGCTGCGCGGCGACCTGCAGATCGTCTTCCAGGACCCGATGGCGGCGCTGGACCCGCGCATGCCGGTCGGCGACATCATCGCCGAGCCGCTGCGCGCCCACGGCCACAAGGACGTGGCAGCGCGCGTGACCGAGCTGCTCACGCTGGTCGGGCTGGCGCCCGAGCACGCCGAACGCTACCCCCAGCGCTTCTCCGGCGGGCAGCGCCAGCGCATCGGCATCGCCCGGGCGCTGGCCCTGGACCCGAAGCTGCTCGTCCTGGACGAGCCGGTCTCGGCGCTGGACGTGTCCATCCAGGCTGGCGTGATCAACCTGCTGGAGAAGCTGAAGAACACGCTGGGGCTGTCCTACCTGTTCGTGGCGCACGACCTGGCCGTGGTCAGACACCTGGCCGACCGGGTCGCCGTCATGTACCTCGGCAAGATCGCCGAGATCGGCGCGGTGGCGAACGTCTACGACCGCCCCGCGCACCCCTACACGCAGGCGCTGCTGTCGGCGATCCCGCTCCCCGACCCGGAGATGGAACGCACCCGCAGGCGGATCCTGCTCGAAGGGGACCTGCCCAGCCCGGCCGACCCGCCATCGGGATGCCGGTTCCGCACCCGCTGCCCCAAGTTCGCCCGGCTGGGCGAGGCCGAGCGGCGGCGCTGTGTGGACGAAGAGCCCTCAGTTGTCAGGCTCGCGAGCGCCGCCGATCATGGCGCCGCCTGCCACTACGCGGAGGAGATCGAGGTCATCACGGCCTCGGGAGACCAGGAGGAAAAGTGA
- a CDS encoding ABC transporter family substrate-binding protein yields MKVGYRAAAGIAVLAMAVAACGGGGGDAKKPSAEQSQQAQQQMAETPAISINPVPYDQVKDGGTLTLAVGQWPSQWNPNHVDGNQRDTAVMLDTVLPQMMVADENATFTPNPDFLTDAKVDTSSGKQVVTWTINDKATWSDGTPITWKDVEAMWTANSGKNKKYKPASTDGWDRIESVTKGDSDKVAVMTFAKNYPDWQGLLSRSPQLIPAATNGDPEKYEKDYLQKIPVTAGPFKVEKIDEATKTLTVVRDDKWWGKKAKLDKIIFRTIETPAASVNAFANGELDAVEIPPGSPADLKRAKEVPNVDIRKALSPNWRHITVNNQAEFLKDKSVRHAVAYAINRDVITQSDLKDMDWPLQTLGNHVFMNNHKGYVDNSGDLGKYNPEKAKQLLDAAGWKQEGEYRKKDGKEFALSFVVPAGVPYAKTEGELTQAMLKEVGIKLTIRPVPDDKFFTDFIIKGDFDLVPFSWIGTPLPISALPQIYKTGSESNFPKGSDPALDAAIDETVGEMDPAKAIEKANAADKLIWDLVHTIPLYQRPDIQATKKNLANLGPWGYKAPDWTQVGFTG; encoded by the coding sequence GTGAAGGTTGGATACCGGGCGGCGGCGGGGATCGCGGTCCTCGCCATGGCCGTCGCGGCCTGCGGTGGCGGCGGCGGCGACGCCAAGAAGCCCAGCGCAGAGCAGTCGCAGCAGGCGCAGCAGCAGATGGCGGAGACCCCGGCCATCAGCATCAACCCGGTGCCCTACGACCAGGTCAAGGACGGCGGCACGCTGACGCTGGCGGTCGGGCAGTGGCCCAGCCAGTGGAACCCCAACCACGTCGACGGCAACCAGCGCGACACCGCCGTCATGCTCGACACGGTCCTGCCGCAGATGATGGTGGCCGACGAGAACGCCACGTTCACCCCGAACCCGGACTTCCTGACCGACGCGAAGGTGGACACCTCCTCGGGCAAGCAGGTCGTCACCTGGACGATCAACGACAAGGCCACGTGGTCGGACGGCACGCCGATCACGTGGAAGGACGTCGAGGCCATGTGGACGGCCAACAGCGGCAAGAACAAGAAGTACAAGCCGGCCTCCACCGACGGCTGGGACCGGATCGAGTCGGTCACCAAGGGCGACTCCGACAAGGTCGCCGTCATGACCTTCGCCAAGAACTACCCCGACTGGCAGGGCCTGCTGTCCCGCTCGCCGCAGCTCATCCCGGCCGCCACCAACGGCGACCCGGAGAAGTACGAGAAGGACTACCTGCAGAAGATCCCCGTCACCGCCGGCCCGTTCAAGGTCGAGAAGATCGACGAGGCGACCAAGACGCTCACCGTCGTGCGTGACGACAAGTGGTGGGGCAAGAAGGCCAAGCTCGACAAGATCATTTTCCGGACGATCGAGACGCCCGCCGCGTCGGTGAACGCCTTCGCCAACGGCGAGCTCGACGCCGTGGAGATCCCGCCGGGCAGCCCCGCCGACCTCAAGCGGGCCAAGGAGGTGCCGAACGTCGACATCCGCAAGGCGCTCAGCCCGAACTGGCGGCACATCACCGTCAACAACCAGGCCGAGTTCCTCAAGGACAAGTCGGTCCGGCACGCCGTCGCCTACGCGATCAACCGTGACGTGATCACCCAGTCCGACCTGAAGGACATGGACTGGCCGCTGCAGACGCTGGGCAACCACGTCTTCATGAACAACCACAAGGGCTACGTCGACAACTCCGGCGACCTCGGCAAGTACAACCCCGAGAAGGCCAAGCAGCTCCTCGACGCGGCCGGCTGGAAGCAGGAGGGCGAGTACCGCAAGAAGGACGGCAAGGAGTTCGCGCTGAGCTTCGTCGTCCCGGCCGGCGTCCCCTACGCCAAGACCGAGGGCGAGCTCACCCAGGCGATGCTCAAGGAGGTCGGCATCAAGCTGACCATCCGCCCGGTCCCCGATGACAAGTTCTTCACCGACTTCATCATCAAGGGCGACTTCGACCTGGTGCCGTTCTCCTGGATCGGCACGCCGCTGCCGATCAGCGCGCTGCCGCAGATCTACAAGACCGGCTCGGAGAGCAACTTCCCCAAGGGCAGCGACCCGGCCCTGGACGCGGCGATCGACGAGACGGTGGGCGAGATGGACCCGGCCAAGGCCATCGAGAAGGCCAACGCGGCCGACAAGCTCATCTGGGACCTGGTGCACACCATCCCGCTGTACCAGCGTCCCGACATCCAGGCGACGAAGAAGAACCTCGCCAACCTCGGCCCGTGGGGCTACAAGGCTCCTGACTGGACGCAGGTCGGCTTCACCGGCTGA
- a CDS encoding ArsR/SmtB family transcription factor translates to MRFDVLAEPARRQILDLLLERPRPVGELTERLGLTQPGTSKHLRVLREAGLVTVRKDAQRRWYELRPQPLAEIDAWLAPYRRLWSAGLDRLERHLDTMPDAPPATLPATLPATPPDALPDALPDALPATTPATTEDPHE, encoded by the coding sequence ATGCGCTTCGACGTGCTAGCAGAACCCGCCCGCCGGCAGATCCTCGACCTGCTGCTCGAACGCCCCCGCCCGGTCGGCGAGCTGACCGAACGGCTCGGTCTCACCCAGCCGGGCACCTCCAAGCACCTGCGCGTGCTGCGCGAGGCCGGCCTCGTCACCGTGCGCAAGGACGCCCAGCGCCGCTGGTACGAGCTGCGCCCCCAGCCGCTCGCCGAGATCGACGCCTGGCTCGCCCCCTACCGGCGGTTGTGGTCCGCCGGCCTGGACCGCCTCGAACGGCACCTCGACACCATGCCGGACGCCCCGCCCGCCACCCTGCCCGCCACCCTGCCCGCCACCCCGCCGGACGCCCTGCCGGACGCCCTGCCGGACGCCCTGCCCGCAACGACGCCCGCCACCACGGAGGACCCGCATGAATGA